The Thermoleophilia bacterium genome includes the window GCTGGCGAAAGTAGGCGAGAGTCTGCGGAGCATCGGCGCGGACACGCTCGCTAAGGACGACCAAGCCTACTGGGCGAAGATGGGATGGGAGCTTTTCGCCATCCAGAGGGGTAGCGGTGTGGGAAAGAAGCAAGACTCGTAGACCCTGCTCCGAAAGCTCTGCTGCTCGGTCGCGAGCGTGCCGGGCGGCTGGCTCTTGGGACTCCCCAAGGACGATTTCGGGGGCTCCCAACACCCACGATCCCCGATTGGCGATTTGCAGAGCGCTCCATTTACGCGCCGAAGAAAAGGGCACGCTGTCCTCGAGTATCCAGCCAGAGGGAGCAGGCAGCGCTTTCCCAATAGCCTCAAGTGTCGAATTGCGCCCCGAAGCGCTTGCAGCCATGAATCCCAGCACCTGTAGGGCTTCGTCTTGGTTCTCCTGCGTTTGCGCCGAGGTAGCCTCGCGGGAATTCTCTGAGGGAAGGAGCTCGAATCTTTCGAAAGCGGGATGCGGCTCGGTGATGGTGCCAGTCTTGTCGATGCAGAGTACGTCGACCCGAGCAAGACCCTCAACGGCGGGTAGTTCCCGAGTGAGCACCTTGCGGCGGGCAAGGGTGATCGCGGAGACAGCAAACGCAATGCTGGTGAGGAGCACTAGGCCCTGGGGGATCATGGCCACCAGCGCGGCCACAGTATTATTCACGCCGTGCTCCAGCCCTACATCCATCCGTACTTGGGCCCATACAAGCAGTGCGCCTACCGGCAGAATGCCCAATCCGATGACGCGCAGGATTCCGTTGATTCCAGCCATAAGGTCTGAGTGAAGGCGCACGTAACGCTTTCCCTCTCCCATGAGCTTTTGTACATAGGCTTCCTTGCCAACGGCGGTGGCGCGAAAGACACCGCTACCTGCCACCACAAAGCTGCCCGAGAGAAGCTGATCCCCTGGCTCCTTGAGCACAGGAACCGACTCTCCGGTGAGAAGAGACTCATCTACCTCTAGGCTCTGCGATTCCAAGACTTGTCCATCAGCGACGATCTGATCTCCAGCAGAAACGACCAGAATGTCGTCAAGAACTACCTCTCCTACCGGGATCTCGGTCTGCGCGCCGTCGCGTATCACTTTGGCGGCTGGGGCAGTGAGTACAGTCAAGCGGTCAAGGACGATCTTGGCCCGCAGCTCTTGCACTATGCCAATCAGGGAATTGATCACGATGATCGAGCCGAACAGGCCGTCCTTCCAGGAGCCGAACACCATCACGGCGACAAACAGGACACCGAGGATGAGGTTAAACCAGGTAAAGACGTTGTCCCGAATGATGTCCCAAGTGGTGCGGCCGCCAGGACGCGGGGCGACGTTCACCTGCCCAGCCCTAACTCGCGCAATGACTTCCGCCGAGCTTAGTCCAGTCTTCCAGTTGCGTTCAGTCATGACCTAGGAGGGCTGTCGGATCTTTGCTGGCCGGTTTTGCTTGCAAGTATGGCCTTGACCTGGTCCGTGTCCTCGGGTGTGATTACCGGCCGAATGAACTTGCCCACGTCTAGCACGAGGGCGCGCGTCTTGTGGGGGCGTTTTGGATCAAGATGAAAATAGTGTCTAAAGTCACTTGAGCCCCAAATTCGCCACTGCCCTGTCGCCGGACCGATGGTGACTTCGCTTACACTCTTGATGCGGTGGTACGGAATCGTCTTCTTGTTTCCGAACGGAAAGTAATAGCCATCTATGATGAGCCTCTCTTCCGTGCACTCAATCCACCGGTCTTTGTACAGGACCAGAGGCTGGGTCGAGGGGGGCGAGTCGTTGCCTTTGAGCCCATCAGGATTGGCCTTTACGCGTGAAGCGGCAACGCCCAATACACACATCGCGGCAAATAAAGTGAAGCTTATCCGCGCGCTGGTGAGCAGGTTAGGATAGTCAGCCGGGCCGATAGCGTGACGGCCGACCACCACAGCAAGCACCAGTGTGGCAAGACCAATGCTCATGGTTTGGCCAGTTACTCGCATGGTGGCAAGCGTTGCCGACGCCAGCCCAACATAGCGCTTTTCGACGCTGCTCATGATGGCGTTGGTAATCGGAGAAGCAAAGAAGGCATAGCCCAACCCCAAGATGCAAAGAGTGGTGATGATGTACCAATAAGGCGTATTTGCGCTGAGGAATGCGAAGGCGATGAGACCTATCGTACACAGCGTCATCCCCCCGGTAGCTACGAGCCGGGGCTGGACTCGGTCGGTCAGGCGCCCCGCCGCTGGAGAGAAGGCTGCCTGAATAGCGGTGCCTGTCACCAACACCAACCCGGCTGTCTGTGGGTCTAGGCTCCGGTTGTACTGAAGGTAAAGGCTCATGAGAAAAGTCATGGCGGCAGTGGACGCGTAGTTGATCAAGGAGGCGAGGTTCGAAAAAAGAAAAACCGGATTTCGCCTAAGTAGCGAAACGTTAAGCACCGGATCAGCAGCATGGCTTTCCCACCAGAGGAAGAGAGCAATTCC containing:
- a CDS encoding MFS transporter, coding for MEQSRQKAVLISTAFAGFVSTFMMSSINIALPLIQTEFNVSAVVLGWMGLSFILATGAILMPMGRLGDLYGRKRLFLIGVVLFTIVTFAGAFAPSEGTLLVIRVLQGLASALIFATNTAMVTLAFPQEKRGRALGIQVAGVYIGLTLGPVLGGVISHHLGWRGLFWVSGILSLANCLVPIIWLRGVEWKEPRRGAFDVFGSAVWAVALSALLLGFSYLPGLTGGILIAAGVVGIALFLWWESHAADPVLNVSLLRRNPVFLFSNLASLINYASTAAMTFLMSLYLQYNRSLDPQTAGLVLVTGTAIQAAFSPAAGRLTDRVQPRLVATGGMTLCTIGLIAFAFLSANTPYWYIITTLCILGLGYAFFASPITNAIMSSVEKRYVGLASATLATMRVTGQTMSIGLATLVLAVVVGRHAIGPADYPNLLTSARISFTLFAAMCVLGVAASRVKANPDGLKGNDSPPSTQPLVLYKDRWIECTEERLIIDGYYFPFGNKKTIPYHRIKSVSEVTIGPATGQWRIWGSSDFRHYFHLDPKRPHKTRALVLDVGKFIRPVITPEDTDQVKAILASKTGQQRSDSPPRS
- a CDS encoding HAD-IC family P-type ATPase; the encoded protein is MTERNWKTGLSSAEVIARVRAGQVNVAPRPGGRTTWDIIRDNVFTWFNLILGVLFVAVMVFGSWKDGLFGSIIVINSLIGIVQELRAKIVLDRLTVLTAPAAKVIRDGAQTEIPVGEVVLDDILVVSAGDQIVADGQVLESQSLEVDESLLTGESVPVLKEPGDQLLSGSFVVAGSGVFRATAVGKEAYVQKLMGEGKRYVRLHSDLMAGINGILRVIGLGILPVGALLVWAQVRMDVGLEHGVNNTVAALVAMIPQGLVLLTSIAFAVSAITLARRKVLTRELPAVEGLARVDVLCIDKTGTITEPHPAFERFELLPSENSREATSAQTQENQDEALQVLGFMAASASGRNSTLEAIGKALPAPSGWILEDSVPFSSARKWSALQIANRGSWVLGAPEIVLGESQEPAARHARDRAAELSEQGLRVLLLSHTATPLDGEKLPSHLRPVGLVVLSERVRADAPQTLAYFRQQGVEIKVISGDNPATVATIAAKAGVPGADRVIDARELPQDPARLAELVEKFTIFGRVHPEQKRAMIEALQSRGHTVAMTGDGVNDVLALKKADMGIAMGTGTAAAQAVSQLVLIDSRFATLPGVVAEGRRVTANIERVSKMFTTKSVWAAALAIAIGILGISYPILPRHLTLIDSLVIGIPGFFLALAPNPRRYVPGFVYRMARFVIPTGLLAALVMLGSFVALHAVGASLAEAQTMETVIFFVVGIRVIAAIERPLRGWRLALAAAMAGLLAVAFLVPFTRDFLALDMPGWRALGLTAGFCVAAWVLVGLGWRIGRRLPFWREAEAKAEAVSYTSPG